The proteins below come from a single Xenopus tropicalis strain Nigerian chromosome 9, UCB_Xtro_10.0, whole genome shotgun sequence genomic window:
- the mprip gene encoding myosin phosphatase Rho-interacting protein isoform X2, with protein sequence MSAKENPCKKFQANIFNKSKCQNCFKPRESHLLSDEDLNQAKPIYGGWLLLAPEGTDFDNPMHRTRKWQRRFFILYEHGLLRYALDEMPTTLPQGTINMNQCTDVIDGENRTGQKFSLCILTPEEHFIRAENKEIINGWLEMLIVYPKTNKQNQKKKRKVEPPTPQEPGPAKMAVTSSGIPGAEKVPATKSTLWQEEIKSKEAQENSTSPLQSPVQMPSSPTEPMADSKPDGGLVNGDRTDGGRKTRVESGYFSLEKMKDLKTEEQPPQTPPSPSTPDAPSRRSLVIEKFEALDIEKAEQMETSSSTKPTSEARQGRSEKRTFPRKRDESGVSSMSDVSASPMSPYRRAKSLDRRSTESSMTPDLLNFKKGWLTKQCQDGQWKKHWFVLTDQTLRFYRDSVAEEAADLDGEIDLSTCYDVTEYPVQRNYGFQIHTKEGEFTLSAMTSGIRRNWIQTIMKHVRPNTAPDVTSSLPEEKNKTSSSFSSPQSDKKESEHPEAEVEQKRSRARERRREGRSKTFDWAEFRPIQQAMAQERAQAEALKSISSYDTTDSKNDLEELERERARRREERRKRFESSDSVEEPTVEDASHMEVENMDIRPNVQVEIEQRWQQVETTPLREEKQIPIAPLPLPSPPLKHPSEDISALLQKQLEHSQKEVSDLLEENLALQQRLKEALEQQHNARDGYVLQNELADPTPDAWQRLHKVNEDLQNELESQCKRQELLSQQIQAIKHSYGEAKDSIRHQESEMLSFQARLNSAYAELAIKEQALAKFKGDLKMEKDKTKEMLEEWQVNEAALSAQLKASQQKLKEAESLLLEKSQQLRELEMQQALQRDHQKEMQRLQEKLANMRSQLDASEQARILTEERLKMNYEDLLGSYEKEKHVLLHNLKETEDKLEEYEDKLQENDQLMEILQKEKLSASTETSIIVHHLEKQLSEHISKIQKLEEHIKELEQDRDRLSSSCQEMTNQIGLSGHENASLQERLNMQEAEYHQLRSSLEKASEELLKVKEALTEKEEELRLSSETHRRIVDKKDQDINEAIIKMSALGSSLEDTEAKLKVKEETLKRFCNFDVVAQVKDFEGMHLQLEAAKKRITELEQSLVVHRGNAVCEMLDRDSFIDDSQRQTDAHSPLYSTDTSMAEIVQDSASKRQRIRFSSIQCQKYAHSDGSEKTWASSSSSETSQDQVISDDCLTSEATAPYQPSAEADVDTYLSIIRSLETKLYETEEKLKYVTLKLQDERSCIQAQHTHSSAEGHLEEQISSSSTRDISLEEEQTKLERSRSLSQGIAKEVFSSLESCRTMLRDLLNHKDDAQLFYSTLSGIEDALTRSLSSLQQAPMDQVSGECSTMQCMDRNMTTESQHPACEGSAQFLSERLDFEAKMMNGLAESLKSTNPEAMLDNKQSEEACRNVSLVQIWAERLQLERGFWNRVESLRTDIVRNSGELGNDCDKNLHSCTCPSQAPTDEALNRTELSRVTHKMESYLHHVKRLGLQKSQAALGERPIMGGVMSSYVSLDLEQVEQHSPKPQGSNTSSTYPSISFQELLCHQLREYAVLLNSLSYSLKSKSQDDLEEVQRLLDISQQLSCCDRSFSLSSFATGLVREAVLQSQLQYVAFNTQTGSEQEGQRKREALFRAHSETLNRLHQEYQLMLQDKQAELVQRDRAVSESVALANRQIKEAETGYREGLAQLDISYKRDIESLTKKWTESERVLLAEKVEAISKLEASEQERMDLESCYLEKLRNLEAKFQEQIGDLRDLHNHEIHVLEDRYLQRVRQLEETLNNYQKEPQEMPSPREGNLSQGSTADMDTTLVLRERILELEAEMDLMREQMDQKQLEANISSLKEKYQADFEKLKATCERGFAAMEETHQKKIEELQRQHQRELEKLRDEKDRLLAEETAATISAIEAMKNAHREELERELEKSHRSQISSINADVESLRRQYLEELQSIQRELEVLSEQYSQKCLENAHLAQALEAERQALRQCQRENQELNAHNQELNNRLASEITRLRTLLMGDGDGGDVSPLTQGKDAYELEVLLRVKESEIQYQKQEISSLKDELQTALRDKKYASNKYKDIYTELSNVKAKAECDISRLKEQLKSATELLGDKSPENTAVPGYDIMKSKSNPDFLKNDRSSINRQLRNIRSKSVIEQVSWDN encoded by the exons GAGCCCGGACCAGCCAAGATGGCAGTGACCAGCAGCGGAATCCCTGGTGCAGAGAAAGTTCCAGCCACCAAATCCACACTGTGGCAGGAGGAAATTAAAAGTAAAGAGGCTCAGGAAAACAGCACTAGCCCCCTTCAGAGCCCGGTGCAGATGCCATCCTCCCCTACTGAGCCCATGGCAGACAGTAAACCAG ATGGAGGTCTCGTGAACGGCGATCGCACAGATGGCGGCCGTAAGACTCGTGTGGAAAGCGGCTATTTTTCATTGGAGAAGATGAAAGACTTGAAGACAGAGGAACAGCCTCCGCAAACGCCTCCTTCGCCCTCCACGCCCGACGCTCCCAGCAG GCGCTCTCTGGTTATTGAGAAGTTTGAAGCTCTGGACATTGAGAAAGCAGAGCAGATGGAGACCAGCAGTTCCACCAAGCCGACCAGTGAGGCCCGACAGGGGCGCAGCGAGAAACGTACCTTCCCCAGGAAGCGG GATGAGTCAGGGGTCAGTTCTATGTCGGATGTTTCAGCCTCGCCGATGTCCCCGTATCGCAGAGCAAAATCACTAGACCGCAGATCTACAGAGTCATCCATGACG CCTGACCTGCTGAACTTCAAGAAGGGCTGGCTAACCAAGCAATGTCAGGATGGGCAG TGGAAGAAGCACTGGTTTGTGCTGACGGATCAGACCCTGAGGTTTTACAGGGATTCCGTGGCAGAGGAG GCTGCTGACTTGGACGGAGAGATCGATCTGTCGACTTGCTACGATGTTACGGAATACCCGGTCCAGCGAAACTATGGCTTCCAGATCCAT ACTAAAGAAGGGGAATTCACCCTATCTGCCATGACCTCGGGCATCCGGCGGAATTGGATTCAGACTATCATGAAGCACGTGCGGCCCAACACAGCTCCTGATGTTACAAG CTCTTTGCCAGAGGAGAAGAATAAAACCTCATCCTCTTTCAGCTCCCCGCAGAGTGACAAGAAGGAATCGGAACATCCAGAGGCAGAGGTGGAGCAAAAGCGGAGCCGGGCTCGGGAACGTAGGAGGGAAGGGCGTTCTAAAACATTCGACTGGGCCGAGTTCCGCCCCATCCAGCAGGCAATGGCTCAAGAAAGGGCGCAGGCTGAAGCCTTGAAATCCATATCCAGCTATGACACCACAGACTCCAAGAATGATCTAGAGGAACTGGAAAGGGAAAGGGCCCGTCGAAGGGAGGAGCGCAGGAAGAGGTTCGAGAGCTCAGACTCCGTGGAGGAGCCAACTGTGGAAGACGCTTCCCACATGGAGGTTGAAAACATGGACATTAGGCCAAATGTTCAGGTTGAGATTGAGCAAAGATGGCAGCAAGTAGAGACCACTCCACTGAGGGAggagaagcagatccctatagcTCCTCTCCCTCTGCCCAGCCCTCCTCTAAAGCACCCGTCAGAAGATATCTCTGCCCTTCTGCAAAAACAG CTGGAGCATAGTCAGAAGGAGGTGTCGGATCTCCTGGAGGAGAACCTTGCTTTGCAGCAGCGACTGAAAGAAGCATTGGAACAACAGCATAACGCAAGGGATGGATATGTGTTACAG AACGAATTGGCAGATCCGACTCCTGACGCATGGCAGAGGCTTCATAAGGTGAACGAGGACCTTCAAAATGAACTGGAGTCCCAATGCAAACGTCAGGAACTCCTGAGTCAACAAATTCAGGCCATCAAACACAGCTACGGAGAAGCCAAAGACTCCATCCGACACCAGGAGTCTGAGATGTTAAGCTTTCAAGCGCGTCTTAATAGCGCATATGCTGAGCTCGCAATAAAGGAGCAAGCTCTTGCAAAATTCAAGGGAGACTTGAAGATGGAAAAGGACAAAACCAAGGAAATGCTGGAAGAATGGCAAGTAAATGAGGCGGCACTGAGTGCCCAGCTTAAGGCTAGTCAACAAAAGTTAAAAGAAGCGGAGTCTTTGCTTTTAGAAAAGAGCCAGCAACTGCGGGAACTGGAAATGCAGCAAGCTCTGCAAAGGGACCATCAAAAGGAGATGCAGAGGTTGCAGGAGAAGCTTGCCAACATGAGGAGTCAGCTAGATGCCAGCGAGCAAGCTCGAATCCTGACAGAGGAGAGACTGAAGATGAATTATGAAGACCTCCTTGGAAGCTATGAGAAGGAAAAGCATGTTTTATTGCATAACCTGAAAGAAACAGAGGATAAACTGGAAGAGTATGAAGATAAGCTACAAGAGAACGATCAACTGATGGAGATTCTTCAGAAAGAGAAGCTAAGTGCAAGTACAGAAACCAGCATCATAGTCCATCACCTTGAAAAGCAACTCTCAGAACATATATCCAAGATTCAGAAGCTGGAAGAACACATCAAAGAGCTGGAACAAGATAGGGACAGGCTGAGTTCATCCTGCCAAGAAATGACAAACCAGATTGGGTTGTCGGGCCATGAGAATGCTAGTCTGCAGGAAAGGCTTAACATGCAAGAGGCAGAGTATCACCAGCTTAGGAGCTCCCTGGAGAAGGCTTCTGAGGAGCTTCTCAAGGTAAAGGAGGCTCTGACAGAAAAGGAAGAGGAATTAAGGCTGTCTTCAGAGACCCACAGAAGGATTGTGGACAAGAAGGACCAGGACATTAACGAGGCCATCATTAAGATGTCTGCTTTAGGCAGCAGTCTGGAAGACACAGAGGCAAAGCTTAAAGTCAAAGAAGAGACTCTAAAAAGGTTCTGCAATTTTGACGTTGTAGCACAGGTTAAGGACTTTGAAGGAATGCATCTTCAACTTGAGGCTGCAAAAAAGCGGATCACCGAGTTGGAGCAGAGTTTAGTGGTTCACAGAGGCAATGCTGTGTGTGAAATGTTAGATAGGGACAGCTTCATAGATGATAGTCAGAGACAGACTGATGCCCATTCTCCTTTGTATAGTACGGACACGAGCATGGCGGAGATTGTGCAGGACTCTGCATCCAAGAGACAAAGGATACGTTTTTCCAGCATACAGTGCCAGAAGTACGCCCATAGTGATGGATCTGAAAAGACATGGGCGAGTAGCTCTTCTTCCGAAACGAGCCAGGACCAAGTTATCAGCGATGATTGTTTAACTTCAGAAGCCACAGCTCCGTATCAGCCCTCAGCAGAAGCTGATGTGGATACATACCTTTCCATTATCCGCTCCTTGGAAACCAAACTCTATGAGACAGAGGAGAAGCTAAAATATGTCACCCTAAAATTGCAGGATGAGAGAAGCTGCATTCAGGCCCAACACACTCATTCAAGTGCCGAGGGCCATCTGGAAGAGCAGATTTCAAGTAGTAGTACTCGAGACATCTCACTGGAAGAAGAACAAACAAAGCTTGAGCGATCAAGGAGCCTCTCACAGGGTATCGCTAAAGAGGTTTTTAGCAGTTTAGAGTCATGTCGAACAATGCTCAGAGATCTTCTTAATCATAAAGATGATGCCCAGCTATTTTATTCCACTTTGTCTGGCATTGAAGATGCTTTAACCCGTTCTCTTAGCTCTTTACAACAAGCTCCTATGGACCAGGTGTCTGGAGAATGCTCTACTATGCAATGTATGGACAGGAATATGACTACGGAAAGCCAGCATCCTGCCTGTGAAGGCTCAGCACAGTTTCTTTCAGAAAGATTAGATTTTGAGGCTAAAATGATGAATGGGTTAGCAGAGTCTCTAAAATCAACAAACCCTGAGGCCATGCTGGACAATAAGCAGAGCGAAGAGGCCTGTAGAAATGTGTCTCTTGTGCAAATATGGGCAGAGAGACTTCAGCTAGAAAGGGGCTTTTGGAACAGGGTTGAGAGTCTCAGAACAGATATTGTGAGGAACTCAGGAGAGCTAGGGAATGATTGCGACAAAAATCTCCATTCATGTACGTGTCCCAGCCAGGCACCGACTGATGAAGCTCTAAACAGAACAGAGCTTAGTCGTGTAACTCACAAGATGGAGTCTTATCTTCATCACGTGAAACGTTTGGGACTTCAGAAGTCCCAAGCTGCTCTTGGAGAGAGGCCTATAATGGGTGGGGTCATGTCTTCTTATGTTTCTTTAGACCTTGAACAAGTTGAGCAACACTCTCCAAAGCCACAAGGATCAAATACGTCTTCTacctatccttccatctctttccAGGAACTGCTCTGCCACCAGTTAAGGGAATATGCAGTCCTTTTAAACTCTCTTTCCTACTCCTTAAAATCTAAGTCACAGGATGACCTGGAAGAGGTTCAGAGGCTCTTGGACATTTCCCAGCAACTCTCTTGTTGCGATAGATCATTTAGTCTTTCCAGCTTTGCCACTGGCCTGGTTCGAGAAGCTGTGCTGCAGTCTCAGCTGCAGTATGTGGCCTTTAACACCCAGACCGGAAGTGAGCAGGAGGGCCAAAGGAAAAGAGAGGCTTTGTTCCGTGCTCACTCCGAGACTCTAAATAGGCTTCATCAGGAGTACCAGTTAATGCTCCAAGACAAGCAGGCGGAGCTTGTTCAGAGAGACAGGGcggtgagcgaatctgttgcgCTTGCAAATAGGCAAATCAAGGAAGCAGAGACTGGATACAGAGAGGGATTGGCCCAGCTAGATATAAGTTATAAAAGGGATATAGAGAGTTTAACCAAGAAATGGACAGAAAGTGAGAGAGTTCTTCTGGCAGAGAAAGTGGAGGCCATCAGTAAGCTGGAAGCTTCAGAGCAGGAGAGGATGGATCTAGAAAGCTGCTACTTGGAAAAGTTAAGAAACCTGGAGGCAAAGTTTCAGGAGCAGATTGGGGATCTCCGGGATCTCCATAACCATGAAATTCATGTTCTGGAGGACAGATATTTGCAGAGGGTACGGCAGCTAGAGGAAACTCTCAACAACTACCAGAAGGAACCCCAGGAGATGCCTTCACCTCGGGAGGGGAACCTAAGCCAAGGGAGCACAGCCGACATGGACACCACACTTGTTCTGAGGGAGCGGATCCTTGAGCTGGAGGCCGAGATGGACCTCATGAGAGAACAGATGGACCAGAAACAACTGGAAGCAAACATATCCTCCCTGAAGGAGAAATACCAGGCCGACTTTGAGAAGCTAAAG GCGACGTGCGAGCGGGGCTTTGCCGCCATGGAGGAGACTCATCAGAAGAAGATCGAAGAGCTACAGCGCCAGCACCAGCGCGAACTGGAGAAACTGCGGGACGAGAAGGACAGACTGCTGGCTGAGGAGACTGCCGCCACCATCTCAG CCATCGAAGCGATGAAAAATGCTCACCGAGAGGAGCTGGAGAGAGAACTGGAGAAGTCTCATCGCTCGCAGATCAGCAGCATCAACGCAGACGTGGAGTCTTTGCGCAGGCAGTACCT AGAGGAGTTACAGTCAATCCAGAGGGAACTGGAGGTCCTTTCGGAGCAGTACTCCCAGAAATGCCTGGAGAACGCCCATCTGGCCCAGGCTCTGGAAGCAGAACGCCAGGCCCTGCGGCAGTGTCAGCGGGAGAACCAAGAGCTCAACGCACATAACCAG GAACTGAATAATCGCCTGGCCTCTGAGATCACACGGCTACGGACACTGCTAATGGGGGACGGAGATGGAGGGGACGTATCGCCTCTCACCCAAGGGAAGGATGCCTATGAGCTGGAG GTCCTTCTCCGAGTAAAAGAGTCGGAAATACAGTACCAGAAACAGGAGATCAGTTCCTTGAAAGATgagctgcagactgcactgagg GATAAGAAATACGCCAGTAATAAGTACAAGGACATCTACACGGAGCTCAGCAACGTGAAAGCCAAGGCCGAGTGCGACATCAGTCGACTGAAGGAACAGCTCAAGTCAGCCACAGAGCTACTGGGTGACAAGTCGCCTGAGAACACGGCGGTGCCTGGATACG ATATTATGAAATCAAAAAGCAATCCAGATTTCCTGAAGAACGACAGGTCCAGCATAAACAGACAGTTGCGGAACATCAGGTCCAAG TCCGTAATTGAGCAGGTCTCATGGGATAACTGA